From Bradyrhizobium sp. NDS-1, the proteins below share one genomic window:
- a CDS encoding ABC transporter ATP-binding protein, whose protein sequence is MAALSIRALSKRYANLEVLKDIALDIESGEFTVLVGPSGCGKSTLLNIVAGLDRPSAGTIEIGGRVVNDVPPKDRDIAMVFQSYALYPSMTVRQNITFGMECRHVPKAAQDTAVANVARLLQIEPLLGRKPSQLSGGQRQRVAMGRALVRDPLLFLFDEPLSNLDAKLRVEMRMEIKRLHQRIGATIVYVTHDQIEAMTMATRIAVMHQGSVQQFADPDTVYRYPANLFVARFMGSPPMNTMPARLETENDGLVVVIGAGRPDEIRLRLRDYDGAASFVGREVVFGIRPECIAESSRAFSTDAPVLVEAPVEMVEPTGAETMVSLRLGGEPAMARISPDIRPVPGASASFALDTRRVCLFDPETERLIA, encoded by the coding sequence ATGGCAGCACTGAGCATTCGCGCCCTGTCGAAGCGCTACGCCAATCTCGAGGTGCTGAAGGACATCGCGCTCGACATCGAGAGCGGCGAGTTCACCGTCCTGGTCGGCCCATCAGGCTGCGGCAAGTCCACGCTGCTCAACATCGTCGCCGGCCTCGATCGACCGAGCGCGGGAACGATCGAGATCGGCGGGCGCGTCGTCAACGACGTTCCGCCCAAGGACCGCGACATCGCCATGGTGTTCCAGTCCTACGCACTCTATCCCTCGATGACGGTGCGCCAGAACATCACCTTCGGCATGGAATGCCGCCACGTGCCCAAGGCCGCGCAGGACACTGCGGTCGCGAATGTCGCAAGACTGCTCCAGATCGAGCCGCTGCTCGGCCGCAAACCCTCGCAATTGTCCGGCGGCCAGCGCCAGCGCGTGGCGATGGGGCGCGCGCTGGTGCGCGATCCCCTGCTCTTCCTGTTCGACGAACCGCTGTCCAATCTCGACGCCAAGCTGCGCGTCGAGATGCGGATGGAGATCAAGCGACTGCACCAGCGCATCGGCGCCACCATCGTCTACGTCACCCACGACCAGATCGAGGCGATGACGATGGCGACGCGAATTGCGGTGATGCATCAAGGCAGCGTGCAGCAATTCGCCGACCCCGATACCGTGTACCGTTATCCCGCCAACCTGTTCGTCGCGCGCTTCATGGGCTCGCCGCCGATGAACACCATGCCGGCACGGCTCGAGACCGAAAATGACGGGCTGGTGGTCGTGATCGGCGCGGGCCGGCCGGACGAGATCCGTCTGCGCCTGAGGGACTATGACGGTGCAGCGTCCTTTGTCGGGCGGGAGGTGGTGTTCGGAATCAGGCCGGAATGCATTGCCGAGAGCAGCCGCGCCTTTTCGACAGACGCGCCCGTCCTCGTCGAGGCACCCGTGGAAATGGTCGAGCCGACCGGTGCCGAGACGATGGTCTCGCTGCGGCTCGGAGGTGAGCCGGCGATGGCGCGCATCTCGCCCGATATCCGGCCCGTGCCCGGCGCGTCCGCCTCTTTCGCGCTCGACACCCGCCGCGTTTGCCTGTTCGACCCCGAGACGGAGCGACTGATCGCATGA
- a CDS encoding carbohydrate ABC transporter permease — MRDRSFAPSRILIYLAVSLIAAAWLAPLVVVVLNSLRSNEEIAQASMIGWPQQWAWSNYATAWSGFCVAETCAGIRPYMLNSALVTIPATIFSTLLGAIAGYAVSLWRFRGDNWIYGIVTLGLFLPQQMRLLPWTIVLRDIGLINTLAGLVLIHTIQGLSFTTLFCRNYYVAIPPELIRAARIDGAGFFRIFWRIILPLSGPILIVTVIWQFTHIWNEFLYGVTFTTGQQQPVTAALIALSAAVADIPQHGVQSAAVIIAALPTLLIYLLGGKYFVRGLTAGAVK; from the coding sequence ATGCGTGACCGTTCCTTCGCGCCAAGCCGGATCTTGATCTATCTCGCCGTGTCGCTGATCGCGGCGGCCTGGCTCGCGCCGCTGGTCGTTGTGGTGCTGAACTCGCTCCGCAGCAACGAGGAGATCGCGCAGGCCTCGATGATCGGCTGGCCGCAGCAATGGGCTTGGAGCAATTACGCAACCGCCTGGAGCGGATTCTGCGTCGCCGAGACCTGCGCCGGCATCCGGCCGTACATGCTGAACTCGGCGCTCGTCACCATTCCCGCAACGATCTTCTCGACCCTGCTCGGTGCGATCGCCGGCTACGCCGTGTCGCTCTGGCGCTTCCGCGGCGACAACTGGATCTACGGCATCGTGACCCTGGGCCTTTTTCTTCCGCAGCAGATGCGTCTGCTGCCCTGGACCATCGTCCTGCGGGACATCGGCCTCATCAACACGTTGGCGGGTCTGGTGCTGATCCACACCATCCAGGGCCTCTCCTTCACCACACTGTTCTGCCGGAACTACTACGTCGCCATTCCCCCTGAATTGATCAGGGCCGCACGAATCGACGGCGCCGGCTTCTTCCGCATCTTCTGGCGCATCATCCTGCCGCTCTCGGGTCCGATCCTGATCGTCACGGTGATCTGGCAGTTCACCCATATCTGGAACGAGTTCCTCTATGGCGTGACATTCACGACCGGCCAGCAGCAGCCCGTCACGGCCGCCTTGATCGCGCTGTCTGCGGCTGTCGCGGATATCCCGCAGCATGGTGTGCAGAGTGCAGCGGTGATCATCGCAGCGCTGCCCACTCTGTTGATCTATCTCCTCGGCGGTAAGTACTTCGTCCGCGGCCTCACGGCCGGGGCCGTGAAATGA
- a CDS encoding carbohydrate ABC transporter permease, with amino-acid sequence MRPGRPALPEWVRRLPEYLMIWVPLLLSAAHLVSFSLWTIWISFTPSTLVPVSGWVGLRNYSAVLASRNWQIAFDNLLLFGIAFVVLSATTGLILAILLDQRIRGENVLRSVFLYPLAVSFVVTGTVWSWLLNPGLGIQKLVHDLGWTSFKFDWLIDRDMAIWTIVIAAIWQSSGFAMALFLAGLRSVDVDIIKAAQIDGAGPARIYRRIILPSLWPITITVVVIQLQFAISTFDLVRALTNGGPGIATQLPALVVYDLMFQRSLLGRGAAAAVLMLLILLAVLLPYAAWRYIQRRRAAHA; translated from the coding sequence ATGAGACCGGGCCGGCCGGCGCTTCCTGAATGGGTGCGCCGGCTGCCTGAATATCTGATGATCTGGGTGCCGCTGCTGTTGTCCGCCGCGCACCTCGTCTCGTTCTCATTGTGGACGATCTGGATCTCCTTCACACCATCCACCCTCGTCCCGGTCTCGGGCTGGGTGGGCCTTCGCAATTACTCGGCCGTCTTGGCATCGCGGAACTGGCAGATCGCGTTCGATAACCTGCTGCTGTTCGGCATCGCTTTCGTGGTGCTGAGTGCGACGACCGGCCTCATCCTTGCGATCCTGCTCGACCAGCGCATTCGCGGCGAAAACGTGCTGCGCTCCGTCTTCCTCTATCCCCTCGCGGTGTCCTTCGTGGTCACCGGCACGGTCTGGAGCTGGCTGCTCAATCCCGGCCTCGGGATCCAGAAGCTGGTCCACGATCTCGGCTGGACCTCCTTCAAGTTCGACTGGCTGATCGACCGCGACATGGCGATCTGGACCATCGTCATCGCCGCGATCTGGCAATCCTCCGGCTTTGCCATGGCACTCTTCCTCGCCGGCCTTCGCTCCGTCGACGTCGACATCATCAAGGCCGCGCAGATCGACGGCGCGGGACCGGCCCGCATCTACCGGCGCATCATCCTGCCGTCGCTGTGGCCGATCACCATCACCGTGGTGGTGATCCAGTTGCAGTTCGCGATTTCGACGTTCGACCTCGTCCGCGCGCTCACCAATGGCGGTCCGGGAATCGCGACCCAGTTGCCGGCGCTCGTCGTCTACGACCTGATGTTCCAGCGCAGCCTGCTTGGCCGCGGCGCGGCGGCGGCGGTGCTGATGTTGCTCATTCTGCTTGCGGTGCTGCTGCCCTATGCGGCGTGGCGATATATCCAGCGACGGCGGGCCGCCCATGCGTGA